A window from Tachyglossus aculeatus isolate mTacAcu1 chromosome 20, mTacAcu1.pri, whole genome shotgun sequence encodes these proteins:
- the HIKESHI gene encoding protein Hikeshi: protein MFGCLVAGRLVQTAAQQVAEDKFVFDLPDYESVNHVVVFMLGTVPFPEGMGGSVYFSYPDRSGTPVWQLLGFVTNAKPSAIFKISGLKSGEGGQHPFGTMTIARTPSVAQIGISVELLETLAQQTPVGNAAVASVDSFTQFTQKMLDSFYNFATSFAVSPAQMTPSPSEVFIPANVVLKWYENFQRRLAQNPLFWKT, encoded by the exons atGTTCGGCTGCTTGGTGGCCGGAAGGCTG GTGCAGACGGCGGCCCAGCAGGTGGCCGAGGACAAGTTCGTGTTCGACCTGCCGGACTACGAGAGCGTCAACCACGTTGTGGTTTTCATGCTGGGGACCGTCCCGTTCCCCGAGGGCATGGGAGGGTCGGTCTACTTCTCGTACCCCGACCGGAGCGGGACGCCCGTGTGGCAGCTCCTGGGCTTCGTCACCAACGCCAAGCCAAGCGCCATCTTCAAGATCTCCGGCCTGAAATCCG GGGAAGGCGGCCAGCACCCTTTTGGCACCATGACCATCGCCAGGACCCCGTCGGTGGCTCAGATCGGGATCTCGGTGGAGCTGCTGGAGACCCTGGCCCAGCAGACGCCCGTGGGCAACGCCGCGGTCGCCTCCGTGGACTCCTTCACGCAG TTCACTCAGAAGATGTTGGACAGCTTCTACAACTTCGCTACGTCATTTGCAGTCTCTCCGGCCCAGATGACCCCGAGTCCCTCCGAGGTTTTCATCCCAGCAAACGTGGTTCTGAAATG gTATGAGAATTTTCAGAGACGACTGGCACAGAACCCTCTGTTTTGGAAAACATAA